A single genomic interval of Candidatus Gracilibacteria bacterium harbors:
- a CDS encoding DUF45 domain-containing protein has product MFHYTLIRSKRRTLSIQISKHGELIARAPMRMPVSFIENFIERKKDWIKELQEKIQNAPSKIQKEEHSEIEIIAMKKKLLEYIVPKVEEIWKSHNLPKYASIKITKSEHRWGSCSGKNGLCFSYRLAGYLDSPPEKGELEGVIQNKNSSHVTLPNPPFSGREFIDAIITHELAHLREKNHQKPFWNLVYTMMPEYEKIMKAVKI; this is encoded by the coding sequence ATGTTCCACTATACTCTCATCCGCTCCAAGCGCCGAACTCTCTCAATTCAGATAAGCAAACATGGTGAACTCATTGCTCGTGCACCCATGAGAATGCCTGTGAGTTTCATCGAGAATTTTATCGAACGAAAAAAAGATTGGATAAAAGAACTCCAAGAAAAGATTCAAAATGCTCCATCGAAAATCCAAAAAGAGGAACATTCAGAAATAGAAATTATTGCGATGAAAAAGAAACTTCTCGAATATATCGTGCCAAAAGTGGAAGAAATCTGGAAGTCACACAATCTCCCAAAATATGCCAGTATCAAGATCACAAAATCCGAACATCGTTGGTGAAGCTGTAGTGGAAAGAATGGGCTTTGTTTTAGTTATCGACTAGCGGGGTATCTAGACTCTCCCCCTGAAAAGGGGGAGTTGGAGGGGGTTATACAAAATAAGAATTCTTCTCATGTAACCCTCCCTAACCCTCCCTTCTCAGGGAGGGAATTCATTGATGCTATCATCACTCATGAACTTGCGCATTTGCGCGAAAAAAATCACCAGAAACCTTTTTGGAATCTGGTGTATACTATGATGCCGGAATATGAGAAAATTATGAAAGCTGTTAAGATTTAA
- a CDS encoding Kazal-type serine protease inhibitor family protein codes for MKKKVLPVQKEDTESSYTTILATILVTILAFLSLEYFFQFPSSFFTPKNEEKIDIVRPEPSDSGSEDSPSICTMEYAPVCGTDSKTYGNACMARGAKVTIAHDGECELQSIPSENMSSGSDSDSQTGSVSGTIEKTSQILPVVSVDTGSTQKPLFDSGSYQFYTNTSVGYEIALPKYAYYQGYGARDGAAHTLAISITSTGVDSFDTADVRVYYYKKLSSEAIAGARQVTLANGGVLVIDGGNSLNPKIQKMMDIIQMSAN; via the coding sequence ATGAAAAAGAAGGTGCTTCCTGTTCAGAAAGAAGATACAGAATCTTCGTATACAACGATTCTCGCGACCATTCTTGTCACGATTCTTGCATTTCTTTCTTTGGAATATTTTTTCCAGTTTCCATCGAGTTTCTTCACACCAAAAAATGAGGAGAAAATCGATATTGTTCGTCCAGAACCTTCTGATTCTGGCTCAGAAGATAGTCCGAGTATTTGTACGATGGAATATGCTCCAGTGTGCGGAACGGACTCGAAAACATATGGGAATGCTTGTATGGCTCGCGGAGCAAAGGTCACTATCGCGCATGATGGAGAATGCGAGCTCCAGAGCATTCCATCAGAGAATATGTCTTCGGGGTCAGATTCTGATTCACAGACAGGGTCGGTTTCATGAACTATAGAAAAAACTTCTCAGATTCTCCCCGTTGTTTCGGTTGATACGGGATCGACCCAAAAACCACTTTTTGATAGTGGTTCGTATCAGTTTTATACGAATACTTCAGTTGGTTATGAGATCGCACTTCCGAAATATGCATATTATCAGGGGTATGGAGCTCGAGATGGAGCGGCACATACTCTCGCAATTAGTATCACCAGTACTGGTGTTGATTCTTTTGATACGGCAGATGTACGTGTGTATTATTATAAAAAACTCTCTTCTGAGGCTATTGCTGGTGCTCGTCAAGTGACTCTTGCGAATGGATGAGTACTTGTTATTGATGGTGGGAATTCCCTGAATCCGAAAATACAAAAAATGATGGATATTATCCAAATGAGTGCGAATTAA
- a CDS encoding uracil-DNA glycosylase, which translates to MPVRIHPSWQAVLAAEFEKPYWESLTSFVKEEYSTTRCFPEGKNIFRAFDLTPFDDVKVVILGQDPYHTAGAAMGLSFSVPSGSKPQPSLRNIFKELQDDLGKNRTNTDLTDWAEQGVLLLNAVLTVREASPASHGGKGWEQFTDSVIRLLSEKREGLVFILWGNFAISKKSLVDAKKHHIITSPHPSPFSAHNGFFGSKPFSKTNAFLKDTGKKEIDW; encoded by the coding sequence ATGCCTGTCCGTATTCATCCATCCTGGCAAGCAGTTCTTGCTGCTGAATTCGAGAAACCGTATTGGGAAAGTCTCACGAGTTTTGTGAAAGAAGAATATTCTACGACTCGTTGTTTTCCAGAAGGGAAGAATATTTTCCGAGCGTTCGATCTTACACCGTTTGATGATGTGAAGGTCGTGATTCTCGGGCAGGATCCATATCACACTGCAGGGGCTGCGATGGGACTTTCTTTTTCTGTCCCGTCTGGCAGCAAGCCCCAGCCGAGTCTCAGAAATATATTCAAGGAACTTCAAGACGATTTGGGAAAAAATCGCACCAATACTGATCTCACAGATTGGGCAGAACAGGGAGTTCTGCTTCTGAATGCGGTTCTCACGGTTCGCGAGGCGAGTCCAGCATCACATGGCGGGAAAGGTTGGGAACAATTCACAGATTCTGTGATTCGTCTCCTATCAGAAAAAAGAGAATGACTCGTATTCATTCTCTGGGGGAATTTCGCCATCTCGAAGAAATCTCTTGTCGATGCGAAAAAACATCATATCATCACTTCGCCACATCCATCACCATTTTCGGCTCACAACGGATTTTTTGGTTCGAAGCCATTTTCGAAAACCAATGCATTCCTGAAAGATACTGGAAAAAAAGAAATAGATTGGTAA
- the rpoC gene encoding DNA-directed RNA polymerase subunit beta', whose product MTKDLENFLNDKITDYSQIGKHAGRRDITVGKNLDNLRAISVGLASKEDVRALSYGEVLISETINYRTQRPERGGLFCEQIFGPRKNYECACGKYKRIRYKGVICERCGVEVTTSQVRRQRTGHIELAAPVAHIWYLKSVPSRIGLLLDISVKRLEQVVYFASYIITEVYEDKREEAIKELENAYKNQKVTLQKEVQQTIGELTLQLEEKKISKKEFHELEALHTRRIDELDTEYAKLRDLLKILKVAEVIGELDYRVIYDKFPHVFKGGTGAEYLKMLLERIDLKEFIAENQAELKTAPKSKQKKILQKLKLASSLFKSGQRPENFILSALQILPPDLRPMIQLDGGRFASSDLNDLYRRVINRNNRLRKLSELGAPEVILKNEKRMLQEAVDMLLNGDVRSNRPGYTTATKKKLKSLADILKGKQGRFRQNLLGKRVDYSGRSVIVVGPSLQMNECGLPKIMALTLFKPFVIGKLIEREIAYNVKHAEKIIEEKTKEVWDTLDEVIDGKHVLLNRAPTLHRLGIQAFRPVLIDGKAIRLHPLCCTAFNADFDGDQMAVHLPLTIEAQNEAANLMVTSKNMLNPSNGEPIVAPSQDMILGCYYLTKIEPGESKYAYASGEDAMIAYENKIITLHTPVKIRIDGKIVDTTYGRFLFNEILPAELGYVNETIGKGPAKKLLSRSFDLLGGERTAFLADAIKNLGYKYATLSGLTVSVFDMHIPAEKYEFIEEGEEKIKDIQKAFWHGFVTEEERYLQSLQVWGAIKSRVEKEMKKNFDPSNPIYNFVDSGARGSWGNVTQLCGMKGLVASPTGEIIELPVKGNYKEGLSVLEYFINTHSGRKGKADTALKTAQSGYLTRRLVDAAQNILVREHDCGTLQFETFDRSETKSLFGDTFENKIYGRYTSSDTLDASGKLVAPAGTLITKEVLKMILESSATQVSVRSVLTCECEEGVCQRCYGLDLATSDIVKIGTPVGIIAAQSIGEPGTQLTMRTFHTGGVAKEGGDITAGLSRVEELFEARNPKYLAEIAPFDGKVLDIESEGSEVTLTFEALDKQSREYYITDSTMTLTVKKGDTVEEKQIIAKSKETRQKIQVSHAGRVVKVTDDMVVIEDLIPEVRTFIIPTGRNILVKVGDVAKIGSKITEGHVNLQSLMDIAGPLSTELYIVSDIKEIYSSQGQTVNAKHIELIVRQMFSKVKITNAGDSTFFPGDIVDIIRFRKENRELAKNGMKEAIGLQMLLGLTKISLFTESWLSAASFQETVRVLVDASTSRKIDNLEGLKENVIIGRLIPTLNYFENNRDVGEFFSHESDGTGDYDDSNDSFEITTASTSLV is encoded by the coding sequence ATGACAAAAGATCTTGAGAATTTTCTCAATGATAAAATCACTGACTACTCTCAGATCGGAAAGCATGCAGGACGCCGAGATATCACTGTCGGGAAAAACCTCGACAATCTCCGTGCGATTTCTGTAGGACTTGCTTCGAAGGAAGATGTCCGTGCGCTTTCTTATGGTGAGGTTCTCATCTCTGAGACAATCAACTACCGTACACAACGACCTGAACGTGGAGGACTTTTCTGTGAACAGATTTTTGGTCCACGCAAGAACTATGAGTGTGCATGTGGAAAGTACAAGCGTATTCGCTATAAGGGAGTTATCTGTGAGCGATGTGGTGTAGAAGTCACGACTTCTCAGGTTCGCCGTCAGCGAACGGGTCATATCGAGCTTGCTGCTCCTGTGGCGCATATTTGGTATTTGAAATCAGTTCCATCTCGTATTGGTCTTCTTCTCGATATTTCTGTGAAGCGGCTCGAACAGGTAGTGTATTTCGCTTCCTATATCATCACTGAAGTCTATGAAGACAAGCGCGAAGAGGCAATCAAGGAACTCGAAAACGCCTACAAGAACCAGAAAGTAACACTTCAGAAAGAAGTTCAACAGACTATTGGTGAACTCACACTTCAACTCGAAGAAAAGAAAATTTCGAAGAAAGAATTCCATGAACTCGAAGCACTTCATACTCGTCGTATCGATGAACTCGATACTGAATATGCGAAACTTCGTGATTTGCTCAAGATTCTCAAAGTAGCGGAAGTTATCGGAGAACTCGATTATCGTGTCATCTACGACAAGTTCCCTCATGTATTCAAGGGTGGTACTGGTGCCGAGTATCTCAAGATGCTTCTCGAACGTATCGATCTCAAGGAATTCATCGCAGAAAATCAAGCAGAACTCAAGACAGCTCCGAAATCAAAGCAGAAGAAGATTCTCCAGAAATTGAAGCTTGCATCGTCACTCTTCAAGTCTGGTCAGCGTCCTGAGAACTTCATTCTCTCAGCACTTCAGATTCTTCCTCCAGATCTTCGTCCGATGATTCAGCTCGATGGTGGACGTTTTGCATCGTCAGATTTGAACGACCTCTATCGTCGTGTTATCAATCGTAACAATCGTCTTCGAAAGCTTTCTGAACTCGGTGCTCCAGAAGTGATCCTCAAGAATGAGAAACGTATGCTCCAAGAAGCAGTTGATATGCTCCTCAATGGTGATGTTCGTTCGAATCGTCCTGGATACACAACAGCAACGAAGAAGAAGCTCAAGTCCCTTGCTGATATCCTCAAGGGAAAACAAGGACGTTTCCGTCAGAATCTCCTCGGTAAACGTGTTGACTACTCTGGTCGTTCCGTTATCGTCGTCGGTCCAAGTCTTCAGATGAACGAATGTGGTCTTCCGAAGATTATGGCATTGACGCTCTTCAAGCCATTTGTTATTGGAAAACTCATCGAACGTGAGATTGCCTACAATGTGAAGCATGCAGAGAAAATTATCGAAGAAAAGACAAAAGAAGTCTGGGATACACTCGATGAGGTGATCGATGGAAAGCATGTTCTCTTGAACCGTGCTCCGACACTTCACCGTCTCGGTATCCAAGCATTCCGTCCAGTACTTATCGATGGTAAGGCAATTCGTCTTCATCCACTCTGTTGTACAGCGTTCAATGCCGACTTCGACGGAGACCAGATGGCAGTTCATCTCCCACTCACGATCGAAGCTCAGAATGAAGCTGCAAACCTCATGGTAACGAGCAAGAATATGCTCAATCCATCGAATGGTGAACCAATCGTTGCACCTTCGCAGGATATGATCCTCGGATGTTACTATCTCACGAAGATTGAACCAGGTGAATCGAAATACGCCTATGCAAGCGGTGAAGATGCGATGATTGCTTATGAGAACAAGATTATCACACTTCATACTCCAGTGAAGATTCGTATCGATGGCAAAATCGTTGATACGACTTATGGACGTTTTCTCTTCAATGAGATTCTTCCAGCGGAACTCGGATATGTGAATGAGACTATCGGAAAAGGTCCTGCGAAAAAACTTCTATCAAGATCCTTTGATCTTCTTGGTGGAGAACGTACAGCGTTCCTTGCTGATGCTATCAAAAATCTCGGATACAAGTATGCGACCCTTTCTGGTCTCACTGTTTCCGTGTTCGATATGCATATTCCGGCTGAGAAATATGAATTTATCGAAGAAGGTGAAGAGAAAATCAAAGATATTCAGAAAGCATTCTGGCATGGTTTTGTCACAGAAGAAGAACGTTATCTCCAGTCACTTCAGGTTTGGGGAGCAATCAAGTCTCGTGTAGAAAAAGAAATGAAAAAGAATTTCGATCCTTCGAATCCAATCTATAATTTCGTCGATTCTGGAGCCCGCGGTTCATGGGGAAATGTGACTCAGCTCTGTGGTATGAAGGGTCTCGTGGCATCTCCAACCGGTGAGATTATCGAGCTTCCAGTCAAGGGAAACTACAAGGAAGGACTTTCTGTTCTTGAGTACTTCATCAACACGCATTCTGGACGTAAGGGTAAGGCAGATACGGCCCTCAAGACCGCTCAGTCAGGATACCTCACACGTCGTCTCGTTGATGCAGCTCAGAATATTCTTGTTCGTGAGCATGATTGTGGAACACTTCAGTTCGAGACATTCGATCGTAGTGAGACAAAATCACTCTTCGGTGATACATTCGAAAATAAAATCTACGGACGATATACATCAAGTGATACGCTCGATGCTTCTGGAAAACTCGTTGCTCCAGCTGGAACATTGATTACGAAAGAAGTTCTCAAGATGATCCTTGAGTCATCGGCTACTCAGGTTTCTGTTCGTTCTGTACTCACATGTGAATGTGAAGAAGGTGTATGTCAGCGTTGTTATGGACTTGACCTTGCCACTTCAGACATCGTCAAGATTGGTACTCCAGTTGGTATTATCGCCGCTCAGTCGATCGGTGAACCAGGGACACAGCTCACGATGCGTACGTTCCATACAGGTTGAGTCGCGAAAGAAGGAGGTGATATCACTGCGGGTCTCTCTCGCGTGGAAGAACTCTTCGAAGCACGCAATCCAAAATATCTCGCAGAAATCGCTCCATTCGATGGAAAGGTTCTCGATATCGAAAGTGAAGGTTCAGAAGTGACTCTTACTTTCGAAGCACTCGATAAACAATCTCGTGAATACTATATCACAGATTCCACTATGACTCTCACAGTCAAGAAGGGTGATACAGTAGAAGAGAAGCAGATTATCGCAAAATCGAAAGAAACACGTCAGAAAATCCAAGTATCACATGCTGGTCGTGTAGTCAAGGTGACAGATGATATGGTTGTGATCGAAGATCTCATTCCAGAAGTTCGTACATTTATCATCCCAACAGGAAGAAATATCCTCGTGAAGGTCGGTGATGTTGCGAAAATCGGATCAAAAATCACTGAAGGTCATGTGAACCTCCAATCTCTCATGGATATTGCTGGTCCACTCTCGACAGAACTCTATATCGTTTCTGATATCAAGGAGATCTACTCTTCACAAGGACAGACGGTGAATGCGAAACATATCGAACTCATCGTTCGTCAGATGTTCTCGAAGGTGAAGATTACCAATGCTGGTGATTCTACATTCTTCCCTGGGGATATCGTGGATATTATCCGCTTCCGCAAGGAGAATCGCGAACTCGCGAAAAATGGAATGAAGGAAGCAATCGGTCTTCAGATGCTTCTCGGTCTCACGAAGATTTCTCTCTTCACAGAGTCATGGCTCTCTGCAGCATCGTTCCAAGAAACAGTTCGTGTACTCGTCGATGCGTCAACTTCTCGCAAGATCGACAATCTCGAAGGATTGAAGGAAAACGTTATCATCGGTCGTCTGATTCCTACTCTCAACTACTTCGAGAACAATCGTGATGTAGGAGAATTCTTCTCTCATGAATCAGATGGAACAGGTGATTATGATGATTCGAATGACTCATTCGAAATCACAACAGCAAGTACAAGTCTTGTCTAA
- a CDS encoding helix-turn-helix transcriptional regulator, whose protein sequence is MQTKIKELRARKNLTQEELAQAVGVTRVTIALLEKGKYNPSLRLAKMISLALGEEIDMIFSWEPEELMP, encoded by the coding sequence ATGCAAACCAAAATCAAAGAACTCCGTGCTCGAAAAAATCTCACACAAGAGGAACTCGCACAAGCGGTTGGTGTCACACGGGTGACGATAGCACTCCTCGAGAAAGGCAAGTACAACCCCTCCCTTCGTCTCGCGAAGATGATCTCTCTCGCTCTGGGTGAAGAGATAGATATGATATTCTCTTGGGAGCCAGAGGAACTCATGCCATAA
- a CDS encoding DNA alkylation repair protein, with amino-acid sequence MLPIQSSLRAIASSENAQVSARFFKSGPGEYGEGDIFLGIPVPNTRKIVNQYLGEMDLEKVEILLQSPYHEERLAGVLTLVAWAKKEKYPIKQLAEFYMNHRENINNWDLVDTSAEHIVGPYIEKSLTHEEGVKLIDDCIASSHLWTNRIIILASFYQIKKGNEKLTFSIVPRFLSHPHDLMHKACGWMLREVGKRVSENKLCEFLDEYATRMPRTMLRYAIERLDTEKKTKYMKR; translated from the coding sequence ATGCTTCCTATCCAATCCTCACTTCGCGCTATTGCTAGTTCTGAGAATGCACAAGTCTCAGCTCGATTTTTTAAGTCGTGACCATGAGAATACGGGGAATGAGATATTTTTCTCGGAATTCCTGTTCCTAATACAAGGAAAATCGTGAACCAATATCTCGGAGAAATGGATCTCGAAAAAGTAGAAATACTCCTCCAATCTCCATACCATGAAGAGCGACTTGCAGGCGTACTCACACTCGTTGCTTGGGCAAAAAAAGAAAAATATCCGATAAAACAACTCGCAGAATTCTATATGAATCACCGAGAAAATATCAATAACTGGGATCTCGTCGATACTTCTGCCGAGCATATCGTCGGGCCATATATCGAAAAATCTCTCACTCATGAAGAATGAGTGAAGCTCATCGATGATTGTATCGCAAGTTCTCATCTCTGGACGAATCGTATCATCATCCTCGCGAGCTTCTACCAGATCAAGAAATGAAATGAGAAACTCACATTCTCTATTGTGCCAAGATTTCTCTCACATCCGCACGACCTCATGCACAAGGCCTGCGGATGGATGCTCCGCGAGGTTGGGAAACGTGTGAGCGAAAACAAGCTCTGTGAGTTTCTCGATGAATATGCAACTCGTATGCCACGCACAATGCTCAGATATGCGATAGAGAGACTGGATACAGAGAAGAAGACGAAGTATATGAAACGATAA
- a CDS encoding sigma-70 family RNA polymerase sigma factor yields the protein MILQSLAQFRAGNQSAFSDIYDASYDTVYRFVYHRTLDTVLTEDIISDIYMKVLRNISTLRATSEGEFFSWILRIAYTTLIDTVRREKPTDSLEDMMHEPGYEKNHAADIDNQSKLEEVLNFMNTLSERDQLILSMRVWDELSYEEIAAITGESVANCKQIVSRSLAKISANVSYLFIFSVLLPILLSFSVGESLFVIARHEAIHENT from the coding sequence ATGATCCTCCAGTCTCTCGCCCAATTCCGTGCAGGGAATCAATCTGCATTCTCGGATATTTATGATGCTTCGTACGATACCGTCTATCGATTCGTCTATCATCGTACGCTCGATACGGTTCTCACAGAGGATATCATCTCGGATATCTATATGAAAGTGCTGAGAAATATTTCTACACTTCGTGCGACGTCCGAGTGAGAATTTTTCTCATGGATTCTCCGAATCGCGTATACAACACTCATCGATACGGTTCGCCGAGAAAAACCGACAGATTCTCTCGAAGATATGATGCATGAGCCAGGTTATGAGAAAAATCATGCTGCCGATATCGATAATCAATCCAAACTTGAAGAAGTGCTGAACTTTATGAACACACTCTCGGAACGCGATCAACTTATTCTCTCGATGCGCGTCTGGGATGAGCTCTCATACGAAGAGATAGCGGCTATCACGGGTGAGAGTGTCGCGAATTGCAAGCAGATCGTCTCGCGGAGTCTCGCGAAAATCAGTGCCAATGTCTCATACCTTTTTATCTTCTCAGTTTTATTGCCCATTCTTTTGTCATTCTCCGTAGGAGAATCCCTTTTTGTCATCGCGAGGCATGAAGCGATCCATGAAAACACATAA
- a CDS encoding inorganic diphosphatase has product MNISSFLHQTLTIKIDRPLGSNHPKWNFTYPVNYGFVPDTISGDGEEIDAYVLGISEPMEIFTGICIAIIHRTDDDDDKLIIVPEGIDFTDEEIRTLTEFQEQFFESEIWR; this is encoded by the coding sequence ATGAACATTTCTTCCTTTCTCCACCAAACTCTCACCATCAAGATAGACAGACCACTAGGAAGCAACCATCCAAAGTGGAACTTCACTTATCCGGTGAATTATGGATTTGTGCCTGATACAATTTCTGGTGATGGAGAAGAAATCGATGCCTATGTACTCGGAATCTCTGAACCTATGGAAATATTCACTGGAATATGCATAGCTATAATTCATCGAACCGATGACGATGATGACAAGCTGATAATTGTGCCAGAATGAATAGACTTCACGGATGAAGAGATCCGAACACTCACAGAATTTCAAGAACAGTTTTTCGAGTCAGAAATCTGGAGATAA